The following proteins are encoded in a genomic region of bacterium:
- a CDS encoding DUF3108 domain-containing protein: MVSAHFCPNLQFLPRDSAGPASRQRGGVVIVSFFSKITRKGNLLTAMRPFWLWLLCVHFAMLTPVSTVRADELLADQVDVTTPVYFPEKGHDFREGIFNYEVSWQGIHAADVEITVRRKSEIYEVFIAVETNSFVDVFYKLRYSVLGTIAADDFTPGILLIDQRENSRVTKASLAFADDGRIRSELSKKKDSGNRFQEYDFYSNNFTLEPLSAAFLARSLDWAPGVERTFDTFDGKSRYLISLKCTEERWMKVGGKKRLVWVVEPSVINLNKQEKAKKLRRAALYVTADKYRDILQITSEVFVGRVTTKLTGYRPALEKPLQLVARRTAPERS, translated from the coding sequence ATGGTCTCAGCTCATTTTTGCCCGAACTTACAATTTCTGCCCCGAGACAGCGCGGGTCCTGCCTCAAGGCAGCGCGGGGGCGTAGTGATTGTGAGTTTTTTCAGTAAAATTACTAGGAAGGGCAATCTCTTAACAGCAATGCGCCCATTTTGGTTGTGGCTCTTATGCGTTCATTTCGCAATGCTGACTCCTGTTTCGACCGTCAGAGCAGACGAGCTGTTGGCAGACCAGGTTGACGTTACGACCCCCGTGTACTTTCCAGAAAAGGGGCATGACTTTCGTGAAGGAATTTTCAATTACGAAGTTTCATGGCAGGGCATTCACGCTGCTGATGTGGAGATTACGGTTAGAAGAAAGTCTGAGATCTATGAGGTTTTTATAGCGGTAGAGACCAACTCCTTTGTGGACGTTTTCTATAAGCTTCGATACTCGGTATTGGGAACTATCGCAGCCGATGATTTCACCCCGGGCATATTGCTGATTGATCAACGTGAGAATTCAAGAGTCACTAAAGCGTCGTTAGCGTTTGCTGATGATGGAAGGATTCGTTCAGAGCTCTCAAAGAAGAAAGACTCTGGAAACCGCTTCCAAGAATATGACTTTTATTCGAATAATTTTACTTTGGAGCCTCTGTCTGCTGCATTCCTGGCTCGAAGTCTTGACTGGGCCCCTGGTGTGGAACGCACGTTCGATACCTTTGACGGGAAGAGCCGTTACCTCATTTCCCTCAAGTGTACTGAAGAGCGGTGGATGAAGGTCGGTGGTAAAAAGAGGCTCGTTTGGGTGGTAGAGCCTAGCGTCATTAACTTGAATAAGCAGGAGAAGGCAAAGAAGCTGCGGAGAGCCGCCCTTTACGTCACCGCCGATAAATATAGAGATATACTTCAGATTACGAGCGAAGTGTTTGTAGGCCGCGTAACAACAAAGCTGACGGGATACAGGCCTGCTCTCGAGAAACCACTGCAATTAGTGGCACGTCGTACAGCTCCAGAGCGTTCCTAA